A single region of the Salvelinus sp. IW2-2015 linkage group LG20, ASM291031v2, whole genome shotgun sequence genome encodes:
- the s1pr5a gene encoding sphingosine 1-phosphate receptor 1: MEASHAAYAAVAAPTVVPMXPSAGYLLXMFHEYQSNAVIREHYNYTGKLKENKYKDGLKPEAIAFLLICLLIVLENAVVLLAIWXNKKFHLPMYYLLGXLTLSDLLAGFTYMVNIVTSGANTLXMTPVLWFLREGGVFITLAASVISLLAIAIERHVTMVRMKPYQGAKRGRMFALIGASWVLSVFLGVLPVLGWNCMGRLDQCSTVLPLFAKSYILFFITVFTAVLLAIVVLYVRIFHTVKSNTKHLGSGPQRKGLARKSQKYMALLKTVTIVLGVFIVCWLPLFILLLLDFCCPARSCQVLFKADYFLGIAMXNSLLNPIIYTLTSKDMRRAILRLLCRRCLLTKDGQVKKIGXXFLECSTSKTEAPSHRLEGLEITVSSANFTPSTIKAIYPRMSKT, translated from the coding sequence ATGGAAGCATCGCATGCCGCTTACGCTGCTGTTGCTGCCCCCACTGTGGTTCCCATGWCCCCCTCGGCAGGGTACCTGCTCCRGATGTTCCACGAGTACCAGAGCAATGCTGTCATCAGAGAACACTACAACTACACAGGCAAACTGAAGGAGAACAAGTACAARGATGGACTAAAGCCAGAGGCCATAGCCTTCCTGCTGATCTGCTTGCTCATAGTGCTGGAGAATGCTGTGGTGCTGTTRGCTATCTGGARGAATAARAAATTCCATCTGCCCATGTACTATCTGTTAGGCARCCTAACACTCTCAGACCTGCTAGCAGGCTTCACCTACATGGTGAACATTGTGACTTCAGGGGCCAACACGTTAAAKATGACCCCTGTGCTGTGGTTCCTGAGRGAGGGGGGGGTCTTCATAACGCTGGCCGCCTCCGTCATCAGCCTCCTGGCCATCGCCATTGAGCGCCAYGTCACCATGGTGAGGATGAAGCCCTACCAGGGGGCCAAGCGAGGCCGGATGTTTGCCCTGATCGGGGCCAGCTGGGTTCTGTCAGTGTTCCTGGGGGTGCTGCCCGTCCTGGGCTGGAACTGTATGGGCCGYCTGGACCAGTGCTCCACCGTCCTGCCGCTCTTYGCCAAAAGCTACATCCTCTTCTTCATCACCGTGTTCACCGCTGTGCTGCTGGCCATCGTGGTGCTTTATGTGCGCATYTTCCACACTGTCAAGTCCAACACAAAGCACCTGGGCTCTGGCCCGCAGCGCAAAGGCCTGGCCCGCAAGTCCCARAAGTACATGGCCCTGCTGAAGACKGTCACCATCGTRCTGGGYGTCTTCATCGTCTGCTGGCtgcctctcttcatcctcctcYTGCTGGACTTCTGCTGCCCGGCACGGAGCTGCCAGGTGCTCTTCAAGGCGGACTACTTCCTGGGCATCGCCATGWTCAACTCTCTCCTCAATCCCATCATCTATACMCTGACCAGTAAGGACATGAGGAGGGCCATCCTGAGGCTGCTGTGTCGACGCTGCCTCCTCACCAAGGATGGCCAGGTGAAGAAGATAGGKRTGYCCTTCCTRGAGTGCAGTACCAGTAAGACTGAGGCGCCCTCCCATAGGCTGGAGGGCCTGGAGATCACAGTCTCCTCTGCCAACTTCACCCCTTCCACTATTAAAGCCATCTACCCCAGGATGTCAAAGACATGA
- the LOC111980818 gene encoding TLC domain-containing protein 4-B-like, translating into MALTVPVSVCLPRLVSTVHALIVGLFCLYILWFDDAVNTDPVWGEPGLVKLNVAITCGYLLYDLVLLATNWSTMGDSFFVCHHLAALYAYGYVLSRGVLPYFANFRLISELSTPFVNQRWFYEVLKYPRSDRLVVANGMAMAVVFFMVRIFVMPPYWARVFATFGTEAFERLGIGAQVAWITSCIALDILNTIWMYKIARGCYKVMMGASGRKAKEVSPLKQNHVNNHTD; encoded by the exons ATGGCGCTAACTGTCCCTGTTTCTGTGTGCTTGCCCAGATTGGTGTCCACTGTCCATGCTCTGATCGTGGGCCTCTTCTGTCTCTACATCCTGTGGTTTGATGATGCTGTCAACACAGACCCCGTCTG GGGAGAGCCTGGACTAGTGAAACTTAATGTGGCCATAACATGTGGTTATTTGCTCTATg ACCTTGTGCTTCTGGCCACTAACTGGAGCACAATGGGGGACAGCTTTTTTGTCTGTCACCACTTGGCGGCGCTCTATGCATATGGATATGTCTTG TCTCGTGGCGTGCTTCCTTATTTCGCCAACTTCCGTCTCATTTCAGAGTTATCCACACCTTTTGTGAACCAAAG GTGGTTCTACGAGGTGCTGAAGTACCCTCGCTCGGACCGCTTGGTTGTGGCCAACGGCATGGCCATGGCAGTGGTCTTCTTCATGGTGCGCATCTTCGTCATGCCTCCCTACTGGGCTCGGGTGTTTGCCACCTTTGGTACGGAGGCCTTCGAGCGCTTGGGCATCGGTGCTCAGGTGGCCTGGATCACATCCTGTATCGCCCTGGACATCCTCAACACCATCTGGATGTACAAGATCGCCCGTGGCTGCTACAAGGTCATGATGGGCGCCAGCGGCAGGAAGGCCAAAGAGGTCTCCCCGCTCAAGCAGAACCATGTGAATAACCACACAGACTAA